The following coding sequences are from one Streptobacillus felis window:
- the ytvI gene encoding sporulation integral membrane protein YtvI: MDNKNEFSLKRFLPLIYMITVLLIALISFKVSMYLFPFVISLIVVTVTRKPVHYLVNKLNFNVKIANAIVILLFYLIIPIILVLLIIRSYNEIYNFSNWLIKNVDTFKDITAHLTEKFNIFEKVLPPVAITSIKNLLGTLIGKITNLGFIIANYLLSVTLKLPVIFVYVVITISATFLMAADLEMVNNFFEKQFPKSWIEKFKQIRVDVVDVAFKYLKAQLILISLCFIELVIGLSIINIFVSPINYVFIVSIAIALFDALPILGAGGILIPWTIYCFSTGKYILGLSILILYVYITVTRMTLEPRILSKNLSVNPLLSLLSLFVGFKIFGVVGFLFGPILLTIMTILFKEEINKGFFKILAGEFVE, from the coding sequence ATGGATAATAAAAATGAATTTAGTTTAAAAAGGTTTTTACCTTTAATTTATATGATAACAGTACTTCTGATAGCTTTAATTTCTTTTAAAGTTTCAATGTATTTATTTCCTTTTGTAATTTCACTAATTGTTGTTACAGTTACTAGAAAGCCTGTGCATTATCTTGTTAATAAATTAAATTTTAATGTTAAAATTGCAAATGCTATAGTAATATTGTTATTTTACTTAATAATACCAATAATATTAGTATTGCTAATTATTAGATCATATAACGAAATATATAATTTTTCTAATTGGTTAATTAAAAATGTAGATACTTTTAAAGATATCACAGCACACTTAACAGAGAAATTTAATATTTTTGAAAAAGTATTGCCGCCAGTTGCAATTACTTCTATAAAAAATCTATTAGGAACTTTAATAGGGAAAATAACTAATTTAGGATTCATTATTGCCAATTACTTACTATCTGTTACATTGAAATTGCCTGTAATATTTGTATATGTTGTAATCACTATTAGTGCGACATTCTTAATGGCTGCTGATTTAGAAATGGTTAATAATTTTTTTGAAAAACAATTTCCTAAAAGTTGGATAGAAAAGTTCAAACAAATTAGAGTTGATGTTGTAGATGTTGCATTTAAATATTTGAAGGCTCAATTAATATTGATTTCATTATGTTTTATAGAATTGGTAATAGGTCTAAGTATAATAAACATTTTTGTAAGTCCTATTAATTATGTATTTATTGTTTCTATTGCCATTGCTTTATTTGATGCTTTACCAATATTAGGAGCTGGAGGTATTTTAATACCTTGGACTATTTATTGTTTCTCAACAGGTAAATATATTTTAGGTCTATCAATTTTAATTCTTTATGTATACATTACAGTTACACGTATGACTTTAGAACCTCGTATTTTAAGTAAAAATTTAAGTGTTAATCCACTTTTATCATTACTTTCATTATTTGTTGGATTTAAGATATTTGGTGTTGTAGGATTTTTATTTGGTCCTATATTATTGACAATAATGACTATTTTATTTAAAGAAGAAATCAATAAAGGCTTCTTTAAAATATTAGCTGGAGAATTTGTAGAATAA
- the xseB gene encoding exodeoxyribonuclease VII small subunit — MAKKNFEQILDEIKDSISKLESFDITLEESISEYENAVKLIKEAEKKLREVEGKLEVIKINVEKE; from the coding sequence ATGGCTAAGAAGAATTTTGAACAGATTTTAGATGAAATTAAAGATAGTATTTCAAAATTAGAAAGTTTTGATATTACATTAGAAGAGTCAATATCAGAATATGAAAATGCTGTAAAATTAATCAAAGAAGCTGAAAAAAAATTAAGAGAAGTAGAGGGTAAATTAGAAGTTATAAAAATAAATGTTGAGAAAGAATAA
- a CDS encoding methionine ABC transporter ATP-binding protein — MPYLSIEKLTKKFDEKIAVNSVNLEISKGEIFGIIGLSGAGKSTLIRMINKLDKPTTGTIKHEDKDIFLLNDKETREYRKKTSMIFQSFNLLSSRTVFENVSLPLEISKVSKSEINEKVNQLLSLVGLDKFKNEYVNNLSGGQKQRVAIARALSTDPEILLSDESTSSLDPITSNSILELLKDINVKLGITIILITHQMEVIKKICDRVAVMKDGEVIEVSTVKDLFLNPKTKFSKELISDLKIEVQTGKANTLNLFFDGDQADKPYVSELTREFNIDINIFGGSIDTLASGVKVGHLNVGIETDNIEEVISWLEKEGIKVEVVK; from the coding sequence ATGCCATACTTAAGTATAGAAAAATTGACCAAAAAATTTGATGAAAAAATTGCAGTAAATTCTGTAAATTTAGAAATATCAAAAGGTGAAATATTTGGTATTATAGGTTTATCAGGTGCTGGAAAGTCTACTTTAATAAGAATGATTAATAAATTAGATAAACCAACAACTGGTACAATTAAACATGAAGATAAGGATATTTTTCTATTAAATGATAAGGAAACTAGAGAATATAGAAAGAAAACATCAATGATTTTTCAAAGCTTTAATTTATTATCTTCAAGAACGGTTTTTGAAAATGTATCTTTACCTTTAGAAATTTCTAAAGTATCAAAAAGTGAAATAAATGAAAAAGTAAATCAACTTTTATCTTTAGTTGGTCTTGATAAATTTAAAAATGAATATGTTAATAATTTAAGTGGAGGTCAAAAACAAAGAGTTGCAATTGCAAGAGCACTTTCTACAGACCCTGAGATTTTACTTTCAGATGAGTCAACTTCTAGTTTAGATCCCATTACTTCAAATTCTATATTAGAATTATTAAAAGATATAAATGTTAAGTTGGGTATTACAATAATTTTAATTACACACCAAATGGAAGTAATTAAGAAAATTTGTGATAGAGTTGCAGTAATGAAGGATGGAGAAGTTATTGAAGTTTCAACTGTAAAGGATTTATTCTTAAATCCTAAAACTAAATTTTCTAAAGAATTAATTAGTGATTTAAAAATTGAAGTTCAAACTGGTAAAGCAAATACTTTAAATTTATTTTTTGATGGTGACCAAGCTGATAAACCATATGTTTCTGAATTAACAAGAGAATTTAATATAGATATTAATATTTTTGGTGGATCTATAGATACTTTAGCAAGTGGAGTAAAAGTAGGACACTTAAATGTTGGAATTGAAACAGATAATATTGAAGAAGTAATTTCATGGTTAGAAAAAGAAGGTATTAAAGTTGAGGTGGTTAAATAA
- a CDS encoding alpha/beta hydrolase family protein, with the protein MKRIILLFTLIISAITFAEIKSDKIEIKNGYYTIPAIYTYNTDSKNSPLVIMIHGTASNKDEVNGTYIKMADSLAKNNISSIRFDFNGTGDSKVNYLHYTLTSATSDVKKVIEFSKKLTTGKLGLLGWSQGGTIALLSGDDQNINSISTWAGALNMFNENRIKEYEESKENGYFINEFSWRSPLKFSHQWYSEVKNLDIVSEIKEIKAPIYAVSGLDDDVVNPSDADFIVKTSKNTLSRVEKIENADHIFYTFDPIKSKIDILIQKTTNWFIETLK; encoded by the coding sequence ATGAAAAGAATTATTTTATTATTCACGTTAATTATTTCAGCAATAACTTTTGCTGAAATTAAAAGCGATAAAATTGAAATAAAAAATGGGTACTATACTATACCTGCAATATATACATATAATACTGATTCTAAAAATTCACCCTTAGTAATAATGATACATGGAACAGCATCTAATAAAGATGAAGTAAATGGTACCTATATTAAAATGGCAGATTCATTAGCTAAAAATAATATATCTAGTATAAGATTTGATTTTAATGGTACAGGAGATTCGAAAGTAAATTATTTACACTATACACTTACTTCAGCTACAAGTGATGTAAAAAAAGTTATAGAATTTTCTAAAAAATTAACTACAGGTAAATTAGGGTTATTAGGTTGGTCACAAGGTGGAACTATAGCTCTATTAAGTGGAGATGACCAAAATATAAATTCAATTTCTACTTGGGCGGGTGCTCTTAATATGTTTAATGAAAATAGAATTAAAGAATATGAAGAATCTAAAGAAAATGGATATTTTATTAATGAATTTTCATGGAGAAGTCCACTTAAATTTTCACATCAATGGTATAGTGAAGTTAAAAATCTAGATATAGTTTCAGAAATAAAAGAGATAAAAGCGCCAATTTATGCAGTATCGGGCTTAGATGATGATGTTGTAAATCCTAGTGATGCAGACTTTATTGTAAAAACATCTAAAAATACATTATCACGTGTTGAGAAAATAGAAAATGCAGATCATATTTTTTATACTTTTGATCCTATAAAGTCAAAAATAGATATATTAATTCAAAAAACAACCAATTGGTTCATAGAAACACTTAAATAG
- the queA gene encoding tRNA preQ1(34) S-adenosylmethionine ribosyltransferase-isomerase QueA, with translation MRVEDFDFDLPLESIAQHAVDPRDHSKLLVLNKNNGRIEDKMFYNIIDYLTPNDILVINRTKVIPARLFGKKINGVVMECFLLKRIDLKKWEVLLRPAKKLKINDKLIFSDKLSAKLLKIKDDGNRIVEFEFDGVFEEILDELAEMPLPPYITEKLEDKNRYQTVYAKSGESVAAPTAGLHFTNELLEKIQKKGVTIAEVFLTVGLGTFRPVQVDDVKDHIMHSEEFEIPQETAKIINEGKKNGKRIVAVGTTSVRTLESSIDESGNLIPQKSETSIFIYGEYKFKMVDALITNFHLPKSTLIMLVSSFAGKDYVMNAYRHAIENNYRFFSFGDSMFIQGEL, from the coding sequence ATGAGAGTTGAAGATTTTGATTTTGATTTACCTTTAGAATCAATTGCACAACATGCAGTAGATCCAAGAGATCATTCAAAATTATTGGTATTAAATAAAAATAATGGTAGAATTGAAGATAAAATGTTTTATAATATTATTGATTATCTAACTCCTAATGATATTCTTGTAATTAATAGAACTAAAGTTATTCCTGCAAGATTATTTGGTAAAAAAATAAATGGAGTAGTAATGGAATGCTTTTTACTTAAAAGAATAGATTTAAAAAAATGGGAAGTATTATTAAGACCTGCTAAAAAATTAAAAATTAATGATAAATTGATATTTTCTGATAAATTATCTGCAAAATTATTAAAAATTAAAGATGATGGAAATAGAATAGTTGAATTTGAGTTTGATGGAGTATTTGAAGAAATTTTAGATGAACTTGCTGAAATGCCACTTCCTCCATATATTACAGAAAAGTTAGAAGATAAAAATAGATATCAAACAGTATATGCTAAATCTGGAGAATCTGTAGCAGCACCTACAGCAGGGTTACATTTTACTAATGAATTATTGGAAAAAATTCAAAAAAAAGGTGTTACTATAGCTGAGGTATTTCTAACTGTAGGATTAGGTACTTTTAGACCTGTTCAAGTAGATGATGTTAAAGATCATATTATGCATAGTGAAGAATTTGAAATACCTCAAGAAACAGCCAAAATCATAAATGAAGGTAAAAAAAATGGGAAAAGAATAGTTGCTGTAGGTACAACTTCAGTTAGAACTTTAGAATCATCCATTGATGAAAGTGGTAATTTAATTCCACAAAAATCAGAAACAAGTATATTTATATATGGTGAATATAAGTTTAAAATGGTTGATGCATTAATTACAAATTTTCACTTACCTAAATCAACACTAATTATGTTAGTATCATCTTTTGCGGGCAAAGATTACGTTATGAATGCATATAGACATGCAATTGAAAATAATTATAGATTTTTTAGTTTTGGTGATTCAATGTTTATACAAGGAGAATTATGA
- the rsmD gene encoding 16S rRNA (guanine(966)-N(2))-methyltransferase RsmD, with translation MRITSGYLKNRVILSRVGKETRPTLERVKEAIYSIISDKVEDAIFLDLFSGTGNMSFEAMSRGAKRAVMIEADKEALRVIIENVNNLNLENSCRAYKNDVLRAIEILENKNETFDIIFMDPPYKENLTEKTLIKLSQHDILSNDGIIICEHGRYEKLNNEIGNFIKFDEREYNKKIVTFYKKK, from the coding sequence ATGAGAATTACATCTGGATATTTAAAAAATAGAGTTATTTTAAGTAGAGTAGGTAAAGAAACAAGACCTACATTAGAAAGAGTTAAAGAAGCAATATACAGCATTATATCTGATAAAGTTGAAGATGCAATATTTTTAGACCTTTTTTCAGGTACAGGAAATATGTCATTTGAGGCAATGAGTAGAGGTGCTAAAAGAGCAGTTATGATAGAGGCTGATAAAGAAGCATTGAGAGTTATTATAGAAAATGTTAATAATCTTAATCTTGAAAATAGTTGTAGAGCATATAAAAATGATGTTCTTAGAGCTATAGAAATATTAGAAAATAAGAATGAAACTTTTGATATAATATTTATGGACCCTCCATATAAAGAAAATTTAACTGAAAAAACATTAATTAAATTATCACAACATGATATACTTTCAAATGATGGAATAATAATTTGTGAGCATGGTAGATATGAAAAATTAAATAACGAAATAGGAAATTTCATCAAATTTGATGAAAGAGAATATAATAAAAAAATTGTAACTTTTTATAAAAAGAAATAG
- the secA gene encoding preprotein translocase subunit SecA, with the protein MKIVDLINKIFGTSDEKVIKKMRKQVEKINALEPSMEALTNEQLSAKTQEFKDRLANGETLDDLLVEAFAVVRETAKRLTGMRVYDVQLIGSMIIHSGRIAEMKTGEGKTLMSTLAIYLNALTGKGVHVVTVNDYLAKRDRDTMAHIYDFLGLTSGVIIANLDNETRRAQYNCDITYGTNNEFGFDYLRDNMVHDPSEKVQREHNYAIVDEIDSILIDEARTPLIISGPAEETTHLYDVFANVVLQLKRSFKTEEIKDKKNTVIPDENWEDYEVDEKAKTVTITDKGIKNVEKILKIDNLYSPQYVELTHYLSQALKAKELFKKDRDYIINEKDEVIIVDEFTGRLMDGRRYSDGLHQAIEAKEHLKVAGENQTLATITLQNYFRMYEKLSGMTGTAKTEEEEFKQIYKLGVVVVPTNRPVQRKDLPDVIYQTTRAKYRAIVNKIIELFEKGQPVLVGTASIEHSELLSSYLTKARIPHEVLNAKYHEREADIVAQAGRYKTVTIATNMAGRGTDIKLGGDPDSLAVKVAERGTPEYYEAFKTYEKECLENKKKVLEAGGLFILGTERHESRRIDNQLRGRAGRQGDPGVSEFYLSLEDDLMRLFGGDRLKSMMKALNIPEEEDIRHKRISKAVENAQKRIESRNFSIRKSLIEYDDVNNKQREVIYKQRDQVLYNEELRELIYDMIDNTVVSTVNETLSPNKNEWDFENLSSKIYEIYGVELPESVKSANKIEEIYDILYNSVKEKYDDKVLEIGEEQFSKIERYIMLEVLDQKWRQNLKDLTELREGINLQSYGQKNPVNEYKIASTDVYNDMIDGINRETTSFLMKLKLNVPEELTTVNEEVIETVDEETEFVSRRERMEENE; encoded by the coding sequence ATGAAAATAGTAGATTTAATTAATAAAATTTTTGGAACTTCAGACGAAAAAGTTATCAAAAAAATGAGAAAACAAGTAGAGAAAATAAATGCATTAGAGCCATCTATGGAGGCACTAACTAATGAACAATTGAGTGCAAAAACTCAAGAATTTAAAGACAGATTAGCAAACGGAGAAACATTAGATGACCTATTGGTCGAAGCTTTTGCAGTAGTTAGGGAAACAGCAAAAAGGTTAACAGGAATGAGAGTATATGATGTTCAATTAATAGGTTCTATGATAATACATAGTGGTAGAATAGCAGAAATGAAAACTGGAGAAGGTAAAACACTGATGTCAACTCTTGCAATTTATTTGAATGCACTTACAGGAAAAGGAGTTCACGTTGTTACAGTTAATGATTATCTTGCAAAAAGGGATAGAGACACTATGGCACACATATATGACTTTTTAGGTCTTACATCAGGTGTTATAATTGCAAATTTAGATAATGAAACAAGAAGAGCTCAATATAACTGTGATATTACATATGGTACTAATAATGAGTTTGGATTTGATTATTTAAGAGATAACATGGTACATGATCCTAGTGAAAAAGTTCAAAGAGAACATAATTATGCTATAGTTGATGAAATAGATTCAATTTTAATAGATGAAGCAAGAACACCTTTAATTATTTCAGGTCCTGCAGAAGAAACTACACATTTATATGATGTATTTGCAAATGTTGTTTTACAATTAAAAAGAAGTTTTAAAACTGAAGAAATTAAAGATAAAAAGAATACTGTAATACCTGATGAAAATTGGGAAGATTATGAAGTAGATGAAAAAGCTAAAACAGTTACAATTACTGATAAAGGTATAAAAAATGTTGAAAAAATACTAAAAATAGATAATCTTTATTCACCTCAATACGTTGAATTAACACATTATTTATCACAGGCTTTAAAAGCTAAAGAGTTATTCAAGAAAGATAGAGATTATATTATAAATGAAAAAGATGAAGTAATTATAGTTGATGAATTTACAGGAAGATTAATGGATGGAAGAAGATATTCTGATGGATTACATCAAGCTATAGAAGCTAAAGAACATTTAAAAGTTGCTGGTGAAAATCAAACTCTTGCAACTATAACATTACAAAATTACTTTAGAATGTATGAAAAATTATCAGGGATGACTGGTACAGCAAAAACAGAAGAAGAAGAATTTAAACAAATTTATAAATTAGGTGTAGTAGTAGTACCTACAAATAGACCTGTACAAAGAAAAGATTTACCAGATGTTATATATCAAACTACTAGAGCTAAATATAGAGCAATAGTTAATAAAATTATTGAATTATTTGAAAAAGGTCAACCAGTTCTTGTTGGTACTGCATCAATAGAACATTCTGAATTATTATCTTCTTATTTAACTAAAGCTAGAATACCTCATGAAGTTTTAAATGCTAAATATCATGAAAGAGAAGCGGATATTGTTGCACAAGCTGGAAGATATAAAACAGTTACGATAGCTACTAATATGGCAGGACGTGGAACAGATATTAAATTAGGAGGAGATCCAGATTCATTAGCTGTTAAAGTTGCTGAACGTGGTACACCAGAATATTATGAAGCATTCAAAACATATGAAAAAGAATGTTTAGAAAATAAAAAGAAAGTTCTTGAAGCTGGAGGATTATTTATCTTAGGTACTGAAAGACATGAAAGCCGTAGAATTGATAATCAGTTAAGAGGAAGAGCTGGTCGTCAAGGAGATCCAGGAGTATCAGAATTTTATCTTTCATTAGAAGATGATCTTATGAGATTATTTGGTGGAGATAGATTAAAATCAATGATGAAGGCTTTAAATATACCTGAAGAAGAAGACATTAGACATAAGAGAATATCTAAAGCTGTTGAAAATGCACAAAAGAGAATAGAAAGTAGAAACTTCTCTATAAGAAAAAGTTTAATAGAATATGATGATGTAAATAATAAACAAAGAGAAGTTATATATAAACAAAGAGACCAAGTTTTATACAATGAGGAATTAAGAGAGTTAATATATGATATGATAGATAATACTGTAGTTTCAACTGTAAACGAAACTTTATCTCCAAATAAAAATGAATGGGATTTTGAAAATTTAAGTTCTAAAATTTATGAAATTTATGGTGTAGAATTACCAGAATCAGTAAAAAGTGCTAATAAAATTGAAGAAATTTATGATATCTTATACAACAGTGTTAAAGAAAAATATGATGATAAAGTTTTAGAAATAGGAGAAGAACAATTTTCTAAAATTGAAAGATATATTATGCTTGAAGTTCTAGATCAAAAATGGAGACAAAATCTTAAAGATTTAACTGAATTAAGAGAAGGTATAAATTTACAATCATATGGGCAAAAAAATCCAGTAAATGAATATAAAATTGCAAGTACAGATGTTTATAATGATATGATAGATGGAATAAACAGAGAAACTACATCTTTCTTAATGAAATTAAAATTAAATGTTCCTGAAGAATTAACTACTGTAAATGAAGAAGTTATTGAGACAGTTGATGAAGAAACTGAATTTGTAAGTAGAAGAGAAAGAATGGAAGAAAATGAATAA
- a CDS encoding MetQ/NlpA family ABC transporter substrate-binding protein, translated as MFKKLLFLFLTFVAISCTGGKSTDAETQKLVLGVSPIPHQEIVEFVKEDLKDEGIDLEIVVFNDYVQPNISLKDGSIDANYFQHVPYMESFGKENNIEMVSAGGIHLEPLKAYSESIKDINEIQDGSGVLIPNDPTNRGRALLLLDEVGLIKLSSRDKLDADVSDIVENSKNLVITSLNSEQIAPRLSEVALAVINTNNALAAGVTKEKAVIVEGKDSPYVNIITVLKGNENDERVQKLVKVLQSDKVKQFIAEKYNGEVEVGF; from the coding sequence ATGTTTAAAAAATTATTATTTTTATTTTTAACATTTGTTGCAATTTCATGTACTGGAGGTAAAAGTACTGATGCAGAAACACAAAAATTAGTATTAGGAGTTTCTCCTATTCCACATCAAGAAATCGTGGAATTTGTAAAAGAAGATTTAAAAGATGAAGGGATAGATTTAGAAATAGTTGTATTTAATGACTATGTTCAACCAAATATCTCATTAAAAGATGGAAGTATAGATGCTAACTATTTCCAACATGTACCATATATGGAATCATTTGGTAAAGAAAATAACATAGAAATGGTAAGTGCTGGTGGAATACATTTAGAGCCATTAAAAGCATATTCAGAATCTATTAAAGATATAAACGAAATACAAGATGGTTCAGGAGTATTAATACCTAATGATCCTACAAATAGAGGGAGAGCTTTATTATTATTAGATGAGGTAGGATTAATTAAATTATCAAGTAGAGATAAATTAGATGCTGATGTATCTGATATAGTTGAAAATTCTAAAAACTTAGTAATTACAAGTTTAAATTCTGAGCAAATAGCTCCAAGATTATCAGAAGTTGCTTTAGCAGTTATTAATACTAATAATGCATTAGCAGCTGGTGTTACAAAAGAAAAAGCAGTAATAGTTGAAGGAAAAGACTCTCCATATGTAAATATAATAACTGTATTAAAAGGTAACGAAAATGATGAAAGAGTACAAAAATTAGTTAAAGTATTACAAAGCGATAAAGTTAAACAATTTATAGCTGAAAAATATAATGGAGAAGTAGAAGTTGGATTCTAA
- a CDS encoding methionine ABC transporter permease, which produces MIIKAILETLYMIFISIIIASIIGLPLGILLSITKEGSISENKTLNKILDLFIVNITRSIPFVILIVLLIPLSRFIVGKSYGTTAFIIPLSIGTAPFVARIIENSLNEVSYGLIEAAISMGATNKDIVFKVLIPESIPSIINGLTLTLISLVGFSAIAGIIGGGGLGNLAVIEGFQRGNYKLMYLSTFILIIIVQIIQFIGTKIVKFIEKKRGR; this is translated from the coding sequence ATGATAATTAAAGCAATATTAGAAACACTATATATGATATTTATTTCTATAATTATAGCAAGTATCATTGGTTTACCATTAGGTATATTACTTTCTATAACAAAAGAAGGTTCTATATCTGAAAATAAAACATTAAATAAAATTCTTGATTTATTTATTGTTAATATTACAAGATCAATACCTTTTGTAATACTTATAGTTTTATTAATACCATTATCTAGATTTATTGTTGGAAAATCATATGGAACTACTGCTTTTATTATTCCACTTTCTATTGGTACTGCTCCATTTGTAGCAAGAATAATAGAAAATTCATTAAATGAAGTAAGTTATGGTTTAATAGAAGCTGCTATTTCAATGGGAGCAACTAATAAAGATATTGTATTTAAGGTATTAATACCTGAATCAATACCTTCTATTATTAATGGTCTTACACTTACACTAATATCTTTAGTTGGTTTTTCAGCTATTGCAGGAATTATTGGTGGAGGAGGGTTAGGGAACCTAGCTGTTATAGAAGGATTCCAAAGAGGTAATTATAAGTTAATGTATTTATCAACATTTATATTGATAATTATTGTTCAAATAATACAATTTATTGGAACAAAAATAGTAAAATTTATTGAAAAGAAAAGAGGTAGGTAG
- a CDS encoding polyprenyl synthetase family protein translates to MEKYLLKIRKKVDKSIRKILKKHKSIKEIDEMLEYSVLLGGKRIRPSIMYILAEIYKKDYKMIENEAVAIELIHAYSLVHDDLPCMDNDEYRRGSLTVHKKFGEANAVLIGDALLTLAFSVLAESEYSNKNSIIALSYYSGHKGMILGQYLDILNVENDDISLRELFEIHLNKTAMLLMATVEIASISLSLNNEVRNALRKFILYLGIAYQIQDDILEYESDFEKIGKKNTDLNNDKSTFPKILGLEESKKYLEKFTSIAKEIVAGNQMLIDFADYLLYREY, encoded by the coding sequence ATGGAAAAATATTTATTAAAAATAAGAAAAAAAGTTGATAAAAGTATAAGAAAAATATTAAAAAAACATAAGTCAATCAAAGAAATAGATGAGATGTTAGAGTATTCAGTTTTATTGGGTGGAAAAAGAATAAGACCATCTATCATGTATATTTTAGCTGAAATATATAAAAAAGATTATAAAATGATTGAAAATGAAGCTGTAGCAATTGAATTAATACATGCATATTCTTTAGTTCATGATGATTTACCGTGTATGGATAATGATGAATATAGAAGAGGGAGCTTAACAGTTCATAAAAAATTTGGAGAAGCTAATGCAGTATTAATTGGTGATGCACTTCTTACTCTTGCTTTTTCAGTATTGGCTGAATCTGAATATTCAAATAAAAATAGTATTATTGCACTTTCGTACTATTCTGGACATAAAGGTATGATATTAGGTCAATATTTGGATATATTAAATGTAGAAAATGATGATATTAGTTTGAGAGAATTATTTGAAATTCATTTAAATAAAACAGCTATGCTACTTATGGCAACAGTTGAGATTGCTTCTATTAGTTTGTCATTAAACAATGAAGTAAGGAATGCTCTACGTAAATTTATTCTTTATTTAGGTATAGCATATCAAATACAAGATGATATTTTAGAATATGAATCAGATTTTGAAAAAATTGGTAAGAAGAATACTGATTTAAATAATGATAAATCAACTTTTCCAAAAATTCTTGGGTTAGAAGAATCAAAAAAATATTTAGAAAAATTTACAAGTATTGCTAAAGAAATAGTTGCTGGTAATCAAATGCTTATTGATTTTGCAGACTATTTATTATATAGGGAGTATTAA
- a CDS encoding polyphenol oxidase family protein: MFREEKNLYIIDEFLQFNCVAAFTKKSLGNMADYISNENSKINRENSLLELGLENKKIVFAMQKHTNNIIYIDQNDDISKFVNIDNVDGFVTKRKDVAIFTFYADCLPIFILDKENGAFGSAHSGWVGTTKLIIYKLIDEMINKFSSKKENLLIGLGIGIDAQDYEVGLEFYENFQKLFPKYYEKCFEKNNGKIYFNNTYLNELLALDYGILKTNIIVDNRGVKKANTFSHRLDKENVGRSAAIISMKE; the protein is encoded by the coding sequence ATGTTTAGAGAAGAGAAAAATCTATATATAATTGATGAGTTCTTACAATTTAATTGTGTAGCTGCATTTACGAAAAAAAGTTTAGGTAATATGGCAGACTATATTTCTAACGAAAATTCTAAAATAAATAGAGAAAATAGTTTATTAGAATTGGGTTTAGAAAATAAAAAAATAGTATTTGCTATGCAAAAACATACAAACAATATTATATATATTGATCAAAATGATGATATATCTAAATTTGTTAATATTGATAATGTTGATGGATTTGTTACTAAGAGAAAAGATGTTGCAATTTTTACTTTTTATGCGGATTGTTTACCTATTTTCATTTTAGATAAAGAAAATGGTGCTTTTGGATCTGCTCATTCTGGTTGGGTAGGGACAACAAAATTAATAATATATAAGCTTATAGATGAAATGATAAATAAATTTTCTTCTAAAAAAGAAAATTTATTAATAGGCTTGGGAATAGGTATAGATGCTCAAGATTATGAAGTTGGATTGGAATTCTATGAAAATTTTCAAAAATTATTCCCAAAATATTATGAAAAATGTTTTGAAAAAAATAATGGAAAGATATATTTTAATAATACATATTTAAACGAGTTATTAGCATTAGATTATGGTATTTTAAAAACAAATATTATTGTAGATAATAGAGGTGTTAAAAAAGCAAATACATTTTCACATCGTTTAGACAAAGAAAATGTTGGTAGATCTGCTGCTATAATATCAATGAAGGAGTAA